In Numidum massiliense, a single genomic region encodes these proteins:
- a CDS encoding DUF1788 domain-containing protein, with amino-acid sequence MASLNGRLDQIIPKIKEAKFVDGRGLGNEISFYVFDYEPEHELLVRDYIAHIKRTFNYEGSNRRIIEFDLYKMMLEIAQERHIFDRIFQMEKRQGQAALFRAMTTFAKPDIFLQKINEQMDRVQYDVVFLTGVGKVYPFVRSHNILNNLQEVLDKTPVIMFFPGTYDGQSLQLFGKFKDDNYYRAFRLVD; translated from the coding sequence ATGGCCAGCTTAAACGGGAGACTCGATCAGATTATCCCTAAAATTAAAGAAGCAAAATTTGTCGACGGCCGCGGGCTCGGCAACGAAATCAGCTTCTACGTGTTCGATTATGAACCGGAGCACGAGCTCCTCGTGCGGGACTACATCGCCCACATCAAAAGGACGTTCAACTACGAAGGCTCGAATCGGCGCATTATCGAGTTTGACCTTTACAAAATGATGCTGGAGATCGCCCAGGAACGCCACATTTTCGACCGCATTTTTCAAATGGAAAAGCGGCAAGGGCAGGCGGCGCTGTTTCGCGCGATGACGACTTTCGCCAAACCAGACATCTTTTTACAAAAAATTAACGAGCAGATGGATCGCGTCCAATACGATGTCGTGTTCCTGACCGGGGTGGGGAAAGTGTACCCGTTCGTGCGCTCGCACAACATATTGAACAATTTGCAGGAAGTGCTAGACAAAACGCCGGTCATCATGTTCTTCCCGGGCACGTATGACGGCCAGTCGCTGCAGCTGTTCGGCAAGTTCAAAGACGACAACTACTACCGCGCGTTTCGCTTAGTCGATTAA
- a CDS encoding DUF1819 family protein, producing the protein MHTEQTYAAVLTGAAFLLYEFKQVVQLKAQGLSDREIREKVVSDNVFQYEKISSAKRAITSLLRRVNALDDTLRRYALEGSHETVKGLNLYAIMKTDRLFREFMDEVIQEKWATDDYNLEKKELNTYFTTKAEQEEKVAAWSAQTVNKLKEVYLKILLETGILKDKASGELNRLLLDADVKDHLRRIGDQRYVQAMGE; encoded by the coding sequence ATGCATACGGAACAGACATACGCCGCTGTGCTCACAGGTGCAGCATTTTTACTATACGAATTCAAGCAAGTGGTTCAATTGAAGGCACAAGGGCTGTCCGATCGCGAGATCCGCGAAAAAGTCGTCAGCGACAACGTGTTTCAATATGAGAAAATTTCCAGTGCGAAGCGCGCAATCACTTCCTTACTTAGGCGAGTGAACGCGCTAGACGACACCCTTAGGCGATACGCCTTAGAAGGCTCGCACGAAACGGTCAAAGGGCTCAACCTGTACGCCATCATGAAGACCGATCGCCTATTCCGCGAGTTTATGGACGAAGTGATTCAAGAGAAATGGGCGACCGACGACTACAACTTGGAAAAGAAGGAACTGAATACATATTTTACCACAAAAGCCGAGCAAGAGGAGAAAGTCGCCGCGTGGAGCGCGCAAACAGTCAACAAGCTAAAAGAAGTATATCTAAAAATTTTACTCGAAACCGGCATTTTAAAGGACAAGGCATCGGGTGAGTTGAATCGCCTCCTGCTCGATGCGGACGTTAAAGACCATCTGCGGCGGATCGGCGATCAGCGCTACGTGCAAGCAATGGGGGAATGA
- a CDS encoding Rpn family recombination-promoting nuclease/putative transposase produces the protein MDDLLDPKIDFVFKRIFGSEENKDVLRAFLNEALKTTEPEPITDLTIVNPFLDKNMLNDKQSVLDIRAVTEDGKQVNIEIQLANQYDMNKRTLYYWAKLYTEQLQEGQRYHELKKTITINILDFKFLNNNQYHSIFHLRENTSRIVLTDDIEIHIMELQKLQEGGHSLQDGLVKWLLFLKGVDKSNWEKLARGEPELEKAMTTLDFLSQDKEARLMYDMRKKALLDQRSAIASAEEKGWEQGREKERKEVAKKLLLKGSSVSLVSEVTGLTEDEVKRLQEGLGDEM, from the coding sequence ATGGACGACCTACTCGATCCGAAAATCGACTTTGTTTTTAAACGCATCTTCGGCAGCGAAGAAAACAAAGATGTGCTACGTGCCTTTCTGAACGAAGCGCTGAAGACGACGGAACCCGAACCGATCACCGATCTAACGATTGTAAATCCGTTTCTCGATAAGAATATGCTTAATGACAAACAGTCCGTTCTGGACATTCGTGCGGTCACGGAGGACGGGAAGCAAGTTAACATTGAAATCCAACTGGCCAATCAGTACGATATGAACAAACGCACGTTGTACTATTGGGCGAAACTGTATACGGAACAATTGCAGGAAGGTCAACGTTACCACGAACTGAAGAAAACGATCACCATCAACATATTGGACTTCAAATTTCTAAACAACAATCAATACCACAGCATTTTTCACTTACGGGAAAATACATCGCGCATAGTCCTTACCGACGACATCGAAATTCACATCATGGAACTGCAAAAACTACAGGAAGGTGGGCACAGTCTTCAGGACGGGTTAGTAAAGTGGCTGCTTTTCTTAAAAGGAGTAGACAAATCAAATTGGGAAAAACTCGCAAGGGGTGAACCGGAATTGGAAAAAGCGATGACGACACTCGATTTTCTGAGTCAGGATAAAGAAGCGCGCTTAATGTATGACATGCGGAAGAAAGCCCTTCTCGACCAACGATCCGCTATAGCTTCTGCTGAAGAAAAGGGGTGGGAACAAGGAAGGGAGAAAGAAAGAAAGGAAGTTGCAAAAAAACTTCTGCTAAAGGGCTCTTCCGTAAGTCTTGTATCCGAAGTGACCGGATTAACCGAAGACGAAGTCAAGAGATTACAAGAAGGTCTGGGGGACGAAATGTAA
- a CDS encoding YfcC family protein: protein MNKAKDKKKWSIPDAYVILFGILVLIALLTYIIPAGEFAREEVKGISMVVPDSYKQIESSPASLMDVFLAIQQGMIDSAPLIFLVLVIGGSFAVIESTGAIDALILKTIEKTKNKEILLMTVVAILFSIFGALGIIVNAVIAFIPIGIILARSMKLDAVVGVAMIYLGAYAGFNTAFLDPLTTGTAQQIAQLPLFSGIGYRIVIYLAVLLATILYVAYYVKKIKKDSTKSVLGDTPFPKMEEKEELSKEVPFTGLHKIVLLWLAVGIGIYVFGVFRFEWSLNQMAAMFLIIAVGTAIIAKISPNRLVNEFFNGAKGLVYGAMIIGMARSVVVILENGKILDTIVQGMATVMTPFTSVSGAVVMFIANELFNILVSSGSGQAVIVMPIMTPLADLMEIPRQVAVQAYKLGDGFTNVITPTSGILMATLAIAGVPWTKWVRFVFPLLLIWTALGIAFLVGGVLMNWGPF from the coding sequence ATGAATAAAGCGAAAGACAAAAAGAAGTGGAGTATCCCAGACGCATATGTCATACTATTCGGCATCCTCGTGTTAATTGCCCTCTTGACGTACATCATACCGGCTGGGGAATTTGCCCGCGAAGAAGTCAAAGGTATTTCCATGGTTGTGCCCGACAGTTACAAGCAAATCGAATCGTCGCCTGCGAGTTTAATGGACGTATTCCTCGCCATTCAACAAGGGATGATCGACTCGGCGCCACTCATTTTCCTCGTCCTCGTCATCGGTGGCTCCTTTGCCGTCATTGAATCGACAGGGGCGATCGACGCGCTCATTTTAAAAACGATCGAAAAGACGAAGAACAAAGAAATACTCTTGATGACCGTCGTCGCTATTTTGTTCTCCATCTTTGGTGCGCTCGGCATTATCGTCAATGCCGTCATTGCCTTTATACCGATTGGCATCATTTTAGCGCGCTCGATGAAACTTGACGCCGTCGTCGGGGTGGCGATGATTTATCTCGGTGCCTATGCCGGTTTTAACACGGCGTTCCTCGATCCCCTCACGACGGGGACGGCACAACAAATCGCGCAGCTCCCTCTGTTCTCGGGGATTGGTTATCGGATCGTTATTTACTTGGCGGTACTGTTAGCGACTATTTTGTACGTTGCGTATTATGTGAAAAAAATTAAGAAGGATTCGACTAAAAGTGTGTTAGGCGACACGCCCTTCCCGAAAATGGAGGAAAAAGAAGAGCTAAGTAAGGAAGTGCCGTTCACCGGTTTGCACAAAATTGTCCTGCTCTGGTTAGCGGTCGGTATTGGCATTTATGTGTTTGGCGTGTTCCGCTTCGAATGGTCGTTGAATCAAATGGCTGCGATGTTCTTAATCATTGCGGTAGGTACAGCGATTATTGCTAAAATATCGCCCAACCGCCTCGTGAATGAGTTTTTCAACGGCGCTAAAGGTCTCGTCTACGGTGCAATGATTATCGGGATGGCGCGGTCGGTCGTCGTCATTTTGGAAAATGGAAAAATCTTGGATACGATCGTGCAAGGAATGGCTACCGTGATGACGCCGTTTACGAGTGTCAGTGGTGCGGTCGTCATGTTCATTGCGAACGAGCTGTTCAACATTTTAGTGTCGTCAGGCAGTGGACAAGCCGTCATCGTCATGCCGATTATGACCCCGCTGGCCGACTTGATGGAAATCCCGCGCCAAGTGGCGGTGCAGGCGTACAAACTAGGCGACGGCTTTACGAACGTCATTACGCCGACGTCGGGGATCTTGATGGCGACCCTCGCCATTGCCGGTGTACCGTGGACAAAGTGGGTGCGGTTCGTGTTTCCGCTGCTCCTCATTTGGACCGCGTTGGGAATTGCGTTCCTCGTGGGCGGCGTGTTGATGAATTGGGGGCCGTTTTAA
- a CDS encoding MurR/RpiR family transcriptional regulator yields MTYRKKTQQHYDNLTKGLKKVGEALLADPALFATHPAKTVARAIDVSETMVIRFCQAIGFNGYSDLQKDVQRALLTVNPPDPDADANRANETQATNPFAAVMATDEQTIELAARTIEWSVAEDIVEQLVAASAVSVVGYYHSFAFAHWFSFLLGHLLDNVTLYRPETDIGITKKGTNDCVALFSYYRYALATIRLAEEAKANGLQVIVITDTRLSPIADYADYILTIQTSKKSVLEKGPVTFSVLNALLLHIAQKVGKLEFVNPTNKYFIQ; encoded by the coding sequence ATGACGTACCGCAAAAAGACGCAACAGCATTACGACAATTTGACGAAAGGGTTGAAAAAAGTTGGCGAGGCGCTCCTTGCTGATCCGGCGCTCTTCGCGACCCACCCGGCCAAAACGGTAGCACGGGCTATCGATGTGAGTGAAACGATGGTGATCCGCTTTTGTCAGGCGATCGGCTTTAACGGTTACAGCGACTTGCAGAAAGACGTGCAGCGCGCCCTGCTCACCGTCAACCCGCCCGATCCCGATGCCGATGCCAATCGTGCAAACGAAACGCAAGCCACGAATCCATTCGCAGCAGTGATGGCAACCGATGAACAAACGATTGAGCTAGCGGCCCGAACGATCGAGTGGTCGGTGGCGGAGGACATCGTGGAACAGCTCGTCGCTGCCAGCGCGGTCAGTGTCGTCGGCTACTACCATTCATTCGCGTTTGCACACTGGTTTTCTTTCCTGCTCGGGCACTTGTTGGACAATGTCACGTTATACCGACCGGAAACAGACATCGGCATCACGAAAAAAGGCACGAACGACTGTGTCGCCTTGTTTTCGTATTACCGCTACGCTTTAGCGACGATTCGGCTTGCAGAGGAGGCAAAAGCGAACGGCCTTCAAGTCATCGTCATTACCGACACGCGGTTGTCGCCGATTGCCGACTACGCGGACTACATCTTGACGATCCAAACGTCCAAAAAATCCGTGCTAGAAAAAGGACCTGTCACATTTTCCGTGCTGAATGCGCTGCTGCTACACATTGCGCAAAAAGTGGGCAAACTCGAGTTCGTCAATCCGACGAACAAATATTTTATTCAGTGA
- a CDS encoding M20 peptidase aminoacylase family protein, with protein MALTNEKRIYDTFDYLHTHAELSWEEKHTTVYIKNLLEQAGCRVRTFDDCTGVIGDIGNIGNMAKGGGASTNSSTTYSSTANSSATNNSTSGSASNGGASPESVGTAANATSQAPLIAIRADIDALWQEVDGNMQANHSCGHDAHMTMVLGTLWKLQQEPEVLNKVGVRFIFQPAEEVGTGALKLAEKGVVDDVDFLYGIHLRPVQETANGFASPAIVHGATHSLEFEIRGDDAHGARPHLTHNAIEVGHHILNALQTIHLDPRVPHSIKVTRFIAGGKNTNIIPGKASLAIDMRAQTNELMTQLKQRAKDILRQTEALFDTEIVVTEDYGIAAAEVHEEAQAMAQQAIANALGEEKVIAPIITPGGDDFHFYTLKKPHLKATMVGLGCDLKPGLHHPYMHFDRKALFNGIDVLTEIVKLHAQEEK; from the coding sequence GTGGCGTTAACGAACGAGAAAAGAATTTATGACACATTCGACTACTTACACACCCACGCGGAGTTGAGCTGGGAAGAGAAACATACGACTGTTTATATTAAAAATTTGTTGGAGCAAGCAGGATGTCGCGTGCGCACCTTCGACGATTGCACCGGGGTAATCGGTGACATCGGTAACATCGGCAACATGGCAAAGGGTGGAGGCGCCAGCACCAACAGCAGCACCACCTATAGCAGCACCGCCAATAGCAGCGCCACCAATAACAGCACCAGCGGCAGCGCCAGTAATGGTGGTGCTAGCCCCGAGAGCGTAGGCACTGCGGCGAACGCCACGTCTCAAGCGCCGCTGATCGCTATTCGCGCCGACATAGACGCGCTGTGGCAAGAAGTGGACGGCAACATGCAAGCGAACCACTCGTGCGGCCACGACGCCCATATGACGATGGTGCTCGGCACGCTGTGGAAGTTACAACAAGAACCCGAAGTGCTAAACAAAGTCGGCGTGCGCTTCATTTTTCAACCGGCGGAAGAAGTCGGCACCGGCGCCTTAAAGCTCGCAGAAAAAGGTGTCGTCGACGATGTCGATTTTTTGTACGGCATTCACTTGCGGCCAGTGCAAGAAACGGCTAACGGTTTTGCTTCTCCGGCAATCGTCCACGGCGCCACCCATTCGCTCGAGTTTGAGATTCGCGGCGACGATGCGCACGGTGCCCGTCCACACTTGACGCACAATGCGATCGAAGTCGGGCATCACATTCTTAACGCGCTACAGACGATTCACTTAGACCCGCGCGTCCCGCACTCGATCAAAGTGACACGGTTCATAGCCGGTGGAAAAAACACGAACATCATCCCCGGAAAAGCGTCGCTCGCCATTGATATGCGCGCGCAGACGAACGAGCTAATGACGCAGTTGAAACAGCGCGCCAAGGACATTTTACGGCAGACGGAAGCACTGTTTGACACGGAAATCGTCGTTACCGAGGATTATGGCATTGCCGCCGCAGAAGTGCACGAAGAGGCGCAAGCGATGGCGCAGCAAGCAATCGCCAATGCGCTCGGCGAGGAAAAGGTGATCGCCCCGATCATTACCCCGGGCGGCGACGATTTCCACTTTTACACCTTGAAAAAGCCACATTTAAAAGCGACGATGGTCGGTCTAGGCTGTGATCTCAAACCGGGCTTGCACCATCCGTACATGCACTTTGACCGCAAAGCGCTCTTCAACGGTATCGACGTTTTAACAGAAATCGTGAAATTACACGCACAGGAGGAGAAATAA
- the menC gene encoding o-succinylbenzoate synthase: MQPTEQASQQPIHIREVILHTVNVSLQTPFTTSFGTMRTKDVCLVEVVDSSGISGWGETVTSDEPYYNEETTYTATYILKDFLIPKVIGRDIAHPRDVHNMLTFVRRNNIAKAALETAIWDVFAKKNGQPLHALLGGEKEKIAVGKSIGIQASPEKLVEKVGQYVAEGFKKIKVKIAPGTDIAFIDAVRKQYPDIPLMADANSAYTLDDIAHLKRLDEYNLMMIEQPLAHDDIIDHATLQKELQTPICLDESIHSYEDARKAIELGSCRIINIKIGRVGGLGESVRIHDLCKAHDIAVWCGGMLETGVGRAHNIHMTALSNFTLPGDTAPSSHYWEEDIVTPEITMKDGYIDVPNGPGISYEVDRAKLEKVLLHSERIDSAHSPHPIP, encoded by the coding sequence ATGCAACCGACCGAGCAAGCAAGCCAGCAACCGATCCACATTAGGGAAGTGATTTTGCACACCGTAAACGTTTCGTTGCAGACCCCGTTCACGACAAGCTTTGGCACGATGCGGACGAAAGATGTCTGTCTCGTAGAGGTCGTCGACTCATCCGGCATCTCCGGCTGGGGTGAAACGGTGACGAGTGACGAACCTTACTACAACGAGGAGACGACGTACACCGCCACCTACATCTTAAAAGACTTCCTCATTCCGAAAGTGATCGGACGCGACATCGCCCACCCGCGCGACGTGCACAACATGCTTACCTTCGTCAGGCGCAACAACATTGCGAAGGCGGCGTTGGAGACAGCGATCTGGGACGTTTTTGCCAAAAAAAATGGGCAACCGCTGCACGCGCTCCTCGGCGGGGAAAAAGAGAAAATTGCCGTTGGTAAGAGCATTGGCATTCAAGCCTCGCCGGAAAAGTTAGTGGAAAAAGTGGGGCAGTACGTCGCGGAAGGCTTTAAAAAGATCAAAGTAAAGATCGCCCCGGGAACCGACATCGCGTTTATTGACGCTGTCAGAAAACAATACCCGGACATCCCGCTCATGGCGGATGCGAACTCGGCGTACACGTTAGACGACATTGCCCATCTGAAGCGATTGGATGAGTACAACTTAATGATGATCGAACAGCCGCTCGCCCACGACGACATTATCGACCACGCCACCTTGCAAAAAGAACTGCAAACGCCGATCTGCTTAGACGAAAGTATTCACAGCTACGAAGATGCGCGCAAAGCGATCGAACTGGGCAGTTGCCGCATCATTAACATTAAGATCGGCCGTGTCGGCGGACTCGGGGAATCAGTCCGCATCCACGACTTGTGTAAAGCACACGACATCGCGGTGTGGTGTGGCGGTATGCTGGAGACAGGCGTCGGGCGTGCCCACAACATCCACATGACGGCTTTGTCCAACTTTACGTTGCCGGGCGATACCGCTCCGTCCTCTCATTACTGGGAAGAAGACATCGTCACGCCGGAAATTACGATGAAGGATGGTTACATCGACGTACCGAACGGTCCGGGAATAAGCTATGAAGTGGACAGAGCAAAGCTAGAAAAAGTGCTCCTCCATTCTGAACGCATCGATTCGGCGCACTCGCCGCACCCGATTCCTTAA
- a CDS encoding TraB/GumN family protein: protein MAEDNTTRIELNGKEFILIGTAHVSKQSAEQVKEVIEAERPDSVCVELDEQRYESIQNKSKWKDMDIFKVIKEKKATLLLMNLAISSFQKRMADQFGIKAGQEMIQGIESAKEIGADLVLADRNIQITFARIWNNVGFWGKAQLLSQVFFSIFNNKQISEDELEKMKNQDTINAILKEFTEGFPRLKVPLIDERDQYLAQKIKEAPGKKVVAVLGAAHVPGITEEISKEHDLKRLSERPPKSNVPKIIGWSIPALILAIIAYTLYANPSAGLQQAISWILWNGSLSAIGTAIAFGHPLAIFTAFIAAPITSLNPLLAAGWFAGAVQAYMRRPHVRDFENLSVDVFSLKGFWHNKVTRVLLVVVLANLGSSIGTFVGGADVIRLFLENMG from the coding sequence ATGGCAGAAGATAATACTACGAGAATTGAATTAAATGGCAAGGAATTCATATTGATTGGAACAGCTCATGTTTCCAAGCAAAGTGCGGAGCAGGTAAAAGAGGTCATCGAAGCCGAACGGCCGGACTCTGTGTGTGTGGAGCTCGATGAACAAAGGTATGAATCGATCCAGAATAAAAGTAAATGGAAAGACATGGATATCTTTAAGGTGATCAAGGAAAAGAAAGCCACTTTGCTTTTGATGAACCTAGCGATTTCATCCTTCCAGAAACGAATGGCCGATCAGTTTGGGATAAAGGCCGGACAGGAAATGATCCAAGGAATCGAATCCGCGAAGGAAATAGGTGCCGACCTTGTTTTGGCTGACCGGAATATTCAAATCACATTTGCTCGCATTTGGAACAACGTCGGCTTTTGGGGGAAGGCACAGCTGCTTTCACAGGTGTTCTTCAGTATTTTCAACAATAAGCAAATTTCAGAAGATGAACTGGAAAAAATGAAAAATCAGGATACGATCAACGCCATTTTAAAGGAATTCACTGAAGGCTTCCCAAGACTGAAGGTTCCGTTGATTGATGAGCGTGATCAGTATTTGGCGCAAAAAATCAAAGAAGCCCCTGGGAAAAAAGTTGTGGCGGTTTTGGGTGCCGCTCACGTACCGGGAATTACGGAGGAAATCAGCAAGGAACACGACTTAAAGCGTCTCTCTGAACGCCCGCCGAAGTCAAATGTTCCAAAAATTATTGGCTGGTCGATTCCCGCATTGATTTTAGCGATCATAGCCTATACTCTTTATGCCAATCCTTCCGCAGGCTTGCAGCAGGCCATCAGTTGGATCTTATGGAACGGTTCTTTATCAGCCATCGGAACTGCAATTGCTTTTGGTCATCCATTGGCCATTTTCACGGCATTCATCGCAGCACCTATCACCTCACTGAATCCGCTGCTTGCGGCGGGATGGTTTGCTGGCGCCGTCCAAGCATATATGAGGAGGCCTCACGTGAGGGATTTTGAGAATCTGTCAGTGGACGTTTTCAGCTTAAAAGGATTCTGGCATAATAAGGTAACACGAGTTTTGCTTGTCGTTGTGCTGGCCAACCTGGGAAGTTCCATCGGTACGTTTGTTGGCGGAGCGGACGTGATTCGGCTTTTTTTGGAAAATATGGGATGA
- a CDS encoding thiolase family protein translates to MNNAVIVDSVRTAIGKLGGALANVEANYLAAHVIEALIARTGIEKNIVEEVIFGQAKQSADESNLARVAQLRAGLPVGIPAYTVHRQCGSGVQAVNNAAQQIGIGLSEVIIAGGAESMSTAPYYVSGVRFGVKAGNAILKDPNTESQPGSQPVEQYGHLQMGITAENVAEKYGISREEQDEFALLSQERAHAAIREGRFGDEITPYAVQDRKQTVDFKVDEHPRETSLEKLANLKPVFKSGGTVTAGNASGRNDGAAALLVMNEQAADRYGLSPKARIIAQAASGCDPETMGMGPVGATQKALRQVGLTVNDLDVIELNEAFASQAIACIRELGLDIEKVNPNGGAIALGHPIGATGAILMTKLLHQLERTGSRYGLVTLCIAGGMGIATIVENLRV, encoded by the coding sequence ATGAACAACGCCGTGATTGTTGACTCGGTCCGAACGGCGATCGGCAAGCTCGGCGGCGCGTTAGCGAACGTCGAGGCGAACTACCTCGCGGCTCACGTCATTGAGGCACTAATCGCCCGCACAGGAATTGAGAAAAACATCGTTGAGGAAGTCATCTTCGGCCAGGCGAAACAGAGTGCAGATGAGTCAAACCTCGCCCGCGTCGCGCAGTTGCGGGCAGGTCTCCCCGTCGGCATTCCGGCGTATACCGTCCACCGTCAGTGTGGCTCCGGCGTACAGGCAGTTAACAACGCCGCTCAGCAGATTGGTATCGGTCTAAGTGAGGTCATCATCGCGGGAGGCGCAGAATCGATGAGCACAGCCCCGTACTATGTAAGTGGCGTCCGGTTTGGCGTGAAAGCGGGTAACGCGATACTAAAGGACCCTAACACTGAAAGCCAGCCAGGCTCTCAGCCCGTCGAACAGTACGGTCACCTACAGATGGGGATCACCGCAGAAAATGTCGCGGAGAAATACGGGATTTCCCGCGAGGAGCAAGATGAATTTGCCTTGCTTAGTCAGGAGCGGGCACACGCGGCCATTCGAGAAGGCCGCTTCGGGGACGAGATCACCCCGTACGCTGTGCAGGATCGGAAACAGACGGTCGACTTCAAGGTCGACGAGCATCCGCGGGAGACAAGCCTAGAGAAGTTGGCGAATCTGAAGCCCGTCTTCAAGTCCGGCGGTACGGTGACCGCTGGCAACGCGAGCGGCCGGAACGATGGCGCCGCGGCACTGTTAGTCATGAACGAACAAGCGGCCGACCGCTACGGTTTGTCGCCAAAGGCACGAATCATTGCACAGGCCGCATCTGGTTGCGACCCAGAAACGATGGGCATGGGCCCGGTCGGCGCGACACAAAAGGCGTTGCGACAAGTTGGTTTGACAGTGAACGATCTCGACGTCATTGAATTGAATGAGGCATTCGCCTCGCAGGCCATCGCCTGCATCCGGGAGCTAGGTCTCGACATTGAGAAGGTCAACCCGAACGGCGGCGCCATCGCGTTGGGGCATCCAATCGGCGCAACCGGCGCCATCCTCATGACGAAGCTACTCCATCAGCTCGAGCGAACGGGCAGCCGGTACGGATTAGTGACGCTCTGCATCGCCGGCGGCATGGGCATTGCGACCATTGTGGAAAATTTGAGGGTGTGA
- a CDS encoding muconate cycloisomerase family protein, whose amino-acid sequence MNIHSVDVYILDLPTVRPHQLAMHTITEQTIVVACVRDEDGVEGWAEVATIGGASYGESTPEAIKVNIDRYIAPLVIGRNPIRFGKIMNDVAKQVRGNHFAKALVESAVVDLAARQRSIPAYELFGGKIHDSLPVAWTLASGDTGKDIEEAKEFLRQKRHNIFKLKIGIGDPKKNVAHVLAIKQAVGDKARLTVDINQAWDEDTANACIPALEEGGISMIEQPLPAWNHEGMARLAARYRVPILADEGATSIQEVFHIAKHRAGNSIALKVCKAGGLTATKQTAAIAEGAGLGLYGGTMIESDLGTAVCASVYATIPEFKFGTELFGPLLFKDSIAVDGIRFENFEVVIPDGSGFGLEIDREKVKHYSREKGDLT is encoded by the coding sequence TTGAACATCCATTCGGTTGACGTTTATATATTGGATCTTCCGACCGTTCGGCCGCACCAGCTCGCGATGCATACAATCACTGAGCAGACGATCGTAGTCGCCTGCGTCCGCGATGAGGACGGCGTCGAAGGATGGGCGGAAGTCGCCACAATTGGCGGGGCGTCGTACGGGGAATCGACGCCGGAAGCAATTAAGGTGAACATCGACCGGTACATCGCACCTCTCGTCATCGGGCGGAACCCGATCCGGTTCGGCAAAATCATGAACGACGTGGCGAAGCAAGTGCGCGGCAACCACTTCGCTAAAGCGCTGGTGGAGTCAGCGGTTGTCGACCTCGCCGCAAGGCAGCGCTCGATTCCGGCATACGAACTGTTCGGCGGGAAGATCCACGATTCGCTTCCCGTCGCGTGGACCCTCGCCAGCGGTGATACCGGCAAGGATATCGAAGAAGCGAAAGAATTCCTCCGTCAGAAGCGGCACAACATCTTCAAACTGAAGATCGGAATAGGGGATCCGAAGAAAAATGTCGCGCATGTGCTTGCGATCAAGCAAGCGGTTGGCGACAAGGCTCGGCTGACGGTCGACATCAACCAGGCGTGGGACGAAGATACGGCGAATGCGTGCATCCCGGCTCTTGAGGAAGGCGGTATTTCGATGATCGAGCAGCCGCTCCCAGCTTGGAACCACGAAGGGATGGCTCGGCTTGCTGCACGATACCGCGTACCGATCTTGGCGGATGAAGGGGCGACATCCATCCAGGAAGTGTTTCACATTGCGAAGCACCGAGCCGGCAATTCGATCGCACTGAAAGTATGCAAGGCGGGCGGCCTAACGGCGACGAAACAGACTGCCGCCATCGCAGAAGGCGCAGGGCTCGGCCTGTACGGAGGCACGATGATCGAATCAGACCTCGGCACGGCCGTGTGCGCTTCTGTGTACGCGACTATTCCGGAATTCAAGTTCGGCACGGAACTATTCGGACCGTTACTATTCAAGGATTCGATCGCGGTGGATGGCATTCGGTTTGAGAACTTTGAAGTCGTCATCCCGGATGGATCCGGTTTCGGCTTGGAGATCGACCGTGAAAAAGTGAAGCATTACTCGAGGGAGAAAGGGGATCTCACATGA